In the genome of bacterium, the window TATCATATACTTCATAATATAATAGTTTCGTTATGTTATATTTTTTAGTAAAACCATCGATTAACTTATTTTTGTGTTCATAGACTCTTTTTTTCAGATCATTTGTCACACCCGTATAAATGACAGTATTATTTTTGTTTGACATCAAATAAAGATAATATTGCTTAGAATTAGTCATTATATTTTAAAACTGAGATTGCTTCGTACAAGGATCGCTCGCAATGACAGAGGAACGGACTGAGATTGCTTCGCAAGAAGAACGCTCGCAATGACGAAGGAACGGCTGAGATTGCTTCGCACGAAGAACGCTCGCAATGACATATTGGCTCTCTGCATCCTTACTTGAACTCGCGTCTTTCGAACACGATCGTCGTCACGTACAGCAAGAACACCGTGTAGATCAGTCCGTAGCATATTGAGAAAAGGATCTGGTCGGCGTGGAGAGGTAAATTATGCACGAATTCCAGCCGGT includes:
- a CDS encoding GIY-YIG nuclease family protein produces the protein MTNSKQYYLYLMSNKNNTVIYTGVTNDLKKRVYEHKNKLIDGFTKKYNITKLLYYEVYDNVYNAITREKQIKGGPRKRKTELISTLNPKLMDLYEEL